Part of the Minwuia thermotolerans genome, GAACACCTGGACCGTGACTTCACCGTTCGTCTTCTCCTTGACGAGATCGGCGAACTTCTGGGCCGTCTTGCCGCGGAAATCCTCCACGGAATAGTAATGGCCGAGCTTCAGGACGGTTTCGGCTTTCACCGCCGCCGTCGCACCGAGGGCGATCACGCCCGCTGCGACCGTCATCTGTAATAGTCGTTTCATTGGGTCTCCTCCCCTGGGTCATGTTGCACCCTGAAAATGGGTGGTTCTCAGGCGCGGCCGCTTGGCCCGCGCCTAATAGAGCATGCGCAGCATTTCCGGATACGCGCACAGGATGGCGATGACTGCGAGGTAGAGCAGCAGGAACGGCGCACTGCCCCGCACGATCGTCGACACGCTGACGTGCGGGACGACGTTCTTGACGACATAGATGCAGAGCCCGACCGGCGGGGTGACGACGGCAAGACACAGGTTCACCATCATGACGATGCCGAACCAGACCGGATCGAAACCGAGGGCCAGGACGGTCGGGAAGATCACGGGCACACTGACCAGAATGACCGACCCGACATCGAGGAACATTCCCAGAAGCAGGAAGGCCAGCATGATCGCCAGGAACACCCACCAGCGCGACATTTCCATGTCAAGCACCCACTGGCTGACCGACTGCGGCACCTGGAGCATGCTCAGTACGTAGCCGAAGAGCATGGCGCCGATCACGATGAACATCAGCATCACCGTGGTTTTGGTGGCATTCCGGATCGCGCTCCACGCGTTGGCCCAGGTGAGACGGCGATAGAAGGCGGCGAGGACGAACGCGCCGACGGCGCCGACACCGGCGGCCTCGGTGGGCGTCGCAATCCCGGCATAGATGCTGCCGATCACGAGAACGACCAGCAGGATCACAGGCAGCATCTGGCGAAGCGCCAGGATGCGCTCACGCCAGCTCGCCCGCGGAATCTCGTCCTGGAGAGCCGCGACCTCCGGTTCGCGCCGCATCCGCATCCAGCTGCTCGACACGATCCAGAGGCTGAACAGGATCGTGATCAGCAAACCGGGAACGATCCCCGCGATGAAGAGATCCGCAATCGCGGTTTCGGTCACGACACCGTAGATGATGAGGGGGAGGCTCGGCGGGATGACCATGCCGAGGGCGCTGGAGGACGCGACGGTTCCCGTTGCCAGCTTTTCGTTATAGACCCCTCTGCGACGGAGCATTTCCGGAATGGCCACGCCGCCGACGACGGCTGCGACGCCGACGCCGGTGCCGCTGACCGCACCGAA contains:
- a CDS encoding TRAP transporter large permease, with the protein product MTEPLLAGAAILAILLLLIFLSVPIAFSLVGASLIGLLLFADLSVLMAMPNIAWSATNVFVLTAAPLFILMSEVIVFTGIGKDLFDAIQKWFGRLPGGLAVTTVVACAIFGAVSGTGVGVAAVVGGVAIPEMLRRRGVYNEKLATGTVASSSALGMVIPPSLPLIIYGVVTETAIADLFIAGIVPGLLITILFSLWIVSSSWMRMRREPEVAALQDEIPRASWRERILALRQMLPVILLVVLVIGSIYAGIATPTEAAGVGAVGAFVLAAFYRRLTWANAWSAIRNATKTTVMLMFIVIGAMLFGYVLSMLQVPQSVSQWVLDMEMSRWWVFLAIMLAFLLLGMFLDVGSVILVSVPVIFPTVLALGFDPVWFGIVMMVNLCLAVVTPPVGLCIYVVKNVVPHVSVSTIVRGSAPFLLLYLAVIAILCAYPEMLRMLY